GTACAACGGGACGTCCAGCGGCCGGTCGGGGGCGAGGGAGACCAGACGGCCCGCGCGCAGCAGGGCGTCCGCCTGCATCTCGGGCACCATCCCCCAGCCGAACCCGGCGGCGACCGCGTCCACGAAACCCTCCGAGGTCGGCACGGCGTGTCGTACCGGACCCGCGCCGGGGCCGTGGCCGCCACGGCGCAGCCGGCGCACGAACGCGTCCTGGAGGTCGTCGCTGCGGTCGAAGACCACGACGGGGGCCTGGGAGAGGGCCTCGGAGAGAGGACCGTCAGAGAGAGGACCGATGGCGAGGGGACGGTCGGTGAGGTGGCGGGCCACGAAGTCCGGGGCGGCGGCGGCCAGATAGCGCATGGTCCCCAGGGCGTGCACGGAACAGCCGGTCACGGCGTCGGGCGACGACGTCACCGCCGCCATCACCAGCCCCTCCCGCAGAAGTTCCGCCGTGCGCGTCTCGTCCTCGCGGTGCAGTTCGAAGCAGAGCTGCGGCTCCCGCGGCACCCGGGCCAGGGCGGGCAGGAACCAGGTCGCCAGGGAGTCCGCGTTCACCGCGACGGTCACCCGCGTCGGCTCACCGGCGCCGCTCATGCCCAGCTCGGACCGCGTGTCGCGTTCCAGCCGGGCAAGCTGCCGGGCGAACCGCACGACGATCTCGCCGGACTCCGTCGGCCGCACCGGCTTGGTGCGCAGCAGCAGGACCCGGCCGGTGCGCTGCTCCAGCGCCTTCACCCGCTGGCTGACCGCGGACGGCGTCACATGCAGCGCCGCGGCCGCCGCGTCGAACGTGCCCTGGTCCACCACCGCGAGCAGCGTCCGCACCTGGTCGAGAGGGAGGTCGAGGGAGAGATCGTTTCTCACATCATCAATCGTACTAATGATACGTAAGAATCTTTAGCTGTACGTCGGGTGATCGTCTCCTTAGCGTGGACGTCATGTCCCCCGCTCTCGCCGCCGCCTTCGCCGGATTCGGCACCGGTCTGTCCCTCATCGTCGCCATCGGCGCCCAGAACGCCTTCGTCCTGCGCCAGGGAGTCCGCCGCGACGCGGTCCTCGCCGTCGTCGGCATCTGCGCCCTCTCCGACGCCCTGCTCATCGCCCTCGGCGTGGGAGGGGTGGGCGCGCTGGTGGTGGCCTGGCCGGGGGCGCTGAGGGCGGTCGGCTGGATCGGCGGCGCGTTCCTGCTCGGCTACGGGGCCCTCGCCGCCCGTCGCGTGTTCCGGCCCGGCGCCGAAGCCCTGCGGACCGACGGGGAGACGGCGGGCTCACGCCGACGGGCGGTGCTCACCTGTCTGGCGCTGACCTGGCTCAACCCGCACGTCTACCTCGACACCCTCTTCCTGCTCGGCTCGATCGCCGCCGACCGCGGCCCGCTGCGCTGGACCTTCGGGCTCGGCGCCGCGTTCGCCAGCCTGTGCTGGTTCGCCGCGCTCGGCTTCGGCGCCCGACTGCTCGGCCGGTTCCTGGTCCGGCCGACCGCCTGGCGGATCCTGGACGGTCTGGTCGCCGCCACGATGATCGCCCTGGGCGTCACCCTCGTCGCGGGAGCCTGACATCCGCGACCTGGCATTCGCGACCTGACGACAGCGACCTGGCATTCGCGACCTGACGACCGTCCCCTGGCATTCGCGATCCGCCGTCCGCAATCCGAGATTGCACGTCCATGGGGGCCGCAACAGCCCAGGAGGTGCTGGGATAGTGACCCTCTGACCCGAAAGATGTAACGAGCAGCCAGGAAGCGCGTGGACACGAGCGAGAGCAGCACGACACCCGAAGCCGACCCCGACCCCGACTCCGAGCCTGATCCCGACCCCGACCCCGAGGCCGGCCCGGGCCCGCAGGGGCGCGCCCGGCGAGGCTGGCGCCGCTGGGCGATGGACACCCGCCCGCTGCGCCGCCCGGCCTTCCGGCGACTGTGGTCCTCGACCATCGTCACGGCCGTCGGCAGCCAGCTCACCGCCGTCGCCGTGCCCAAGCAGATCTACGACATCACCGGCTCCTCCGCCTGGGTCGGCTACGCCAGCCTCGCCGGTCTGGTCCCGATGGTGCTGTTCGCGCTGTGGGGCGGCGCGGTCGCCGACACCGTGGACCGACGCAAGCTGCTGCTGGTCACCAACAGCGGGATCGCCGTCACCTCGGTGCTGTTCTGGCTCCAGGCGGTCTCGGGGCTGGACTCGGTGGCGGTGCTGATGGTGCTGCTCGCCGCGCAGCAGGCGTTCTTCGGCCTCAACGCGCCCGCCCGCAACGCCTCCATCGCCCGCCTCGTGCCCGCGCGTGAACTGGCCGCCGCCAACGCCCTCGGCTCGACCGTCATGCAGACCGGCCTGGTCGCGGGTCCGCTGCTGGCGGGCGCCCTCATCCCGGTGATCGGCCTGCCCGAGCTGTACCTCCTCGACGCCGTCGCCCTGTGCGCGACGCTGTGGGCCGTCTTCCGTCTGCC
This window of the Streptomyces sp. NBC_01275 genome carries:
- a CDS encoding LysR family transcriptional regulator ArgP — translated: MRNDLSLDLPLDQVRTLLAVVDQGTFDAAAAALHVTPSAVSQRVKALEQRTGRVLLLRTKPVRPTESGEIVVRFARQLARLERDTRSELGMSGAGEPTRVTVAVNADSLATWFLPALARVPREPQLCFELHREDETRTAELLREGLVMAAVTSSPDAVTGCSVHALGTMRYLAAAAPDFVARHLTDRPLAIGPLSDGPLSEALSQAPVVVFDRSDDLQDAFVRRLRRGGHGPGAGPVRHAVPTSEGFVDAVAAGFGWGMVPEMQADALLRAGRLVSLAPDRPLDVPLYWQQWKLDSPALAAVADAVTKAAAPALRN
- a CDS encoding LysE/ArgO family amino acid transporter, yielding MSPALAAAFAGFGTGLSLIVAIGAQNAFVLRQGVRRDAVLAVVGICALSDALLIALGVGGVGALVVAWPGALRAVGWIGGAFLLGYGALAARRVFRPGAEALRTDGETAGSRRRAVLTCLALTWLNPHVYLDTLFLLGSIAADRGPLRWTFGLGAAFASLCWFAALGFGARLLGRFLVRPTAWRILDGLVAATMIALGVTLVAGA
- a CDS encoding MFS transporter gives rise to the protein MDTSESSTTPEADPDPDSEPDPDPDPEAGPGPQGRARRGWRRWAMDTRPLRRPAFRRLWSSTIVTAVGSQLTAVAVPKQIYDITGSSAWVGYASLAGLVPMVLFALWGGAVADTVDRRKLLLVTNSGIAVTSVLFWLQAVSGLDSVAVLMVLLAAQQAFFGLNAPARNASIARLVPARELAAANALGSTVMQTGLVAGPLLAGALIPVIGLPELYLLDAVALCATLWAVFRLPALPPLKTTLARRAGIREIVEGFRYISGHKVLLLSFLADIIAMVFGMPRALFPQLAAETYAPYGEGLALGLLFAAIPIGAVLGGLFSGTFSRARRHGWMVIGAVVAWGAAIAGFGLSGSLWLAVVFLACAGVADMVSMVFRGAILLSAATDEMRGRMQGVFTVVVAGGPRLADVLHGTAGAAFGPRAAVAGGGLLVVAVMLTLTAAAPALRRYRI